The DNA region AGCGTGGCATGACCACCACGACGGCCCCGCACGCGGCACCCGGGCACGAGGAGGCCGCACAGGCCACCCCCTCCCTGACCCGCCGCACCCTCCAGGTCTTCACCGGCAACAAGCTCGCCCTCACCGGCGTCGTCCTGCTCGTGCTGCTCCTCGCCTTCAGCTACCTAGGCCCGCTCCTGTACGACACCGAGCAGATCCACACCGACCTGTCCCGGGCGAACCTCTCCCCCGGCACCGACGGCCACCTCCTCGGCACCACCGACCTCGGCTACGACATGGTCGGCCGCCTCATGGTCGCGGGTCGGACATCCCTTGAGATCGGCCTCGCGGCAGGGCTGCTCGCCACCCTCTTCGGCACCGTGTACGGCGCCGTCTCCGGCTACTTCGGCGGCTGGGTGGACGCCGCGATGATGCGCATCACGGACGCGGCGCTCGCGATTCCCGCGATGTTCCTGCTCGTCGTGGTCGCCGCGATCATCACGCCCAGCAAGGGCGTCCTGATCCTCATCATCGCGGCCGTCGCCTGGCTGTCCCCGGCGCGGCTCG from Streptomyces flavofungini includes:
- a CDS encoding ABC transporter permease codes for the protein MTTTTAPHAAPGHEEAAQATPSLTRRTLQVFTGNKLALTGVVLLVLLLAFSYLGPLLYDTEQIHTDLSRANLSPGTDGHLLGTTDLGYDMVGRLMVAGRTSLEIGLAAGLLATLFGTVYGAVSGYFGGWVDAAMMRITDAALAIPAMFLLVVVAAIITPSKGVLILIIAAVAWLSPARLVRGEALSLRNREYVQAMRMMGGGGARAVFKHIVPNAIGTVIVNCTFQIADAILYVSYLAFLGLSIPPPSADWGSMLSAGITYTQNGYWWLIFPPGIAIVLVVAAFNFIGDGLRDAFEVRLRK